The Kroppenstedtia pulmonis genome has a segment encoding these proteins:
- a CDS encoding PRD domain-containing protein translates to MLPEEVKERLDLLVDSKQIEVDTRQRVWETLTQLEQQGHLDPESDSIGPFTNHLAIAATRITRGEAITESNNQVDEVLRENPELIQKAEAILEQCVGNSETKIPSAETGFIVLYLALLRKQPNEEI, encoded by the coding sequence ATGTTACCGGAGGAAGTAAAAGAACGACTGGACTTGCTTGTCGACAGTAAACAAATTGAAGTTGATACCCGTCAAAGAGTGTGGGAAACCTTAACCCAACTGGAACAACAGGGGCATCTGGATCCGGAAAGCGATAGTATCGGACCCTTTACCAACCACTTGGCTATTGCTGCAACGCGTATCACCAGAGGGGAAGCCATTACGGAAAGTAACAACCAAGTGGATGAGGTTCTTCGGGAAAATCCGGAATTAATCCAGAAAGCAGAAGCAATCCTGGAGCAATGTGTGGGAAATTCGGAAACAAAGATCCCATCAGCGGAAACGGGATTTATCGTTTTATACCTGGCTCTGTTACGTAAACAGCCGAATGAGGAAATCTAA
- a CDS encoding DUF2620 domain-containing protein, with amino-acid sequence MIRIVIGGLQKDLIKKKAEETGGDQVEAIITSDFEAAKKVKAGQADFYLGACNSGGGAALSVAIGILGYNRCATVAKAGGRPDPKEIEKLVQEGKVAFGMSVEAIESTVPILVQNMLKAQ; translated from the coding sequence ATGATTCGGATTGTTATCGGTGGCTTGCAAAAAGATCTCATCAAAAAGAAGGCGGAGGAAACCGGGGGAGATCAAGTGGAAGCCATCATCACCTCCGACTTTGAAGCCGCCAAAAAAGTGAAGGCCGGACAGGCAGACTTTTATCTGGGAGCGTGCAACAGCGGAGGCGGAGCCGCTTTATCCGTAGCCATCGGCATTCTTGGATACAACCGCTGTGCCACTGTCGCCAAAGCCGGCGGCCGCCCGGACCCCAAGGAGATCGAGAAACTGGTACAGGAAGGAAAAGTCGCCTTTGGTATGTCTGTGGAAGCGATTGAAAGTACAGTACCGATTCTGGTTCAAAACATGTTGAAAGCTCAATAA
- a CDS encoding sigma-54 interaction domain-containing protein — protein sequence MTTLLREIQHSVRQLIETTRPIIDFDLSVVDERLLRIAGTGSYEKYVGLNLPSKSASDHVVKSGEPLVLYNPLEHSVCQTCSVRDICLRDTSIIYPIHKEDTVIGAITIGTFQPEKIEKIKKMERELLSFLENVADFISAKAKEMEKEKRMAAILNHVNEGIILTDHQGCILLVNECMEKMGITAGKPIQQWISDNLVERYLKKRELMKEWPCSLSLPQGDFPLFVTIKPASESPSSDILFLFKNQVDNPTVKEDDSSFVSYLDQIKGKSKLLTETKRVAISAARGHSNVLIQGESGTGKELFARAIHDMSSRRKEPFIALNCAAIPDHLLESELFGYEEGAFTGAKKGGKPGKFELADKGTIFLDEIGDLSLHLQPKLLRVIEYGIVERVGGVKPIQLQVRIIAATNHDLERMIAQGNFREDLYYRLNVIHLPLPPLRKRQEDIMLLTRFFLQKYNHIFAKKIDWVSEEAEKSLLLYPWPGNVRELENAIEFAVHVEQTDVLQVSSLPVKIQAETKKHVEPLINYNLRRMEQVTIHQLLQRFGNHTEGKEQAAKEMGISLSTLYRRLREMNS from the coding sequence ATGACTACCTTACTGAGGGAAATCCAGCATTCAGTTCGGCAATTGATCGAAACTACTCGGCCGATTATTGATTTCGATTTATCCGTAGTGGATGAAAGACTCCTTCGAATTGCCGGAACAGGCAGCTATGAGAAATATGTAGGTTTGAATCTCCCGTCAAAATCGGCCTCGGACCATGTCGTCAAAAGCGGGGAACCTCTTGTTCTTTATAATCCCTTGGAGCATTCAGTTTGTCAAACTTGTTCCGTCCGGGATATATGTTTGAGAGATACCAGTATTATATATCCCATTCATAAAGAAGATACCGTGATCGGGGCCATTACAATCGGTACATTTCAACCTGAAAAGATCGAAAAAATAAAAAAAATGGAACGGGAATTGCTGTCTTTTTTAGAAAATGTAGCTGATTTTATTTCTGCCAAAGCGAAAGAAATGGAAAAGGAAAAAAGGATGGCTGCGATTCTCAATCACGTCAACGAGGGAATTATTTTAACGGATCACCAAGGGTGCATCCTTCTTGTCAACGAATGCATGGAAAAAATGGGGATAACTGCAGGGAAGCCGATCCAACAATGGATTTCTGATAACTTGGTTGAACGTTATTTAAAAAAGAGAGAACTTATGAAAGAATGGCCCTGCTCACTCAGCCTGCCCCAGGGGGACTTTCCCTTGTTTGTAACGATTAAACCGGCATCGGAATCACCGAGTTCGGATATCCTTTTTCTCTTTAAAAATCAGGTGGATAATCCGACTGTGAAGGAAGACGATTCTTCTTTTGTCAGTTACCTGGATCAAATAAAAGGTAAAAGCAAGTTGCTGACAGAGACCAAAAGAGTGGCGATCAGCGCAGCAAGGGGCCATTCCAATGTATTGATTCAGGGAGAAAGCGGGACAGGAAAGGAGCTATTTGCAAGGGCGATTCACGATATGAGCAGTCGCCGGAAAGAGCCGTTTATAGCTCTCAATTGTGCGGCAATTCCGGATCATCTATTAGAAAGTGAACTGTTTGGTTATGAAGAAGGAGCTTTTACCGGGGCCAAAAAAGGTGGTAAACCGGGAAAGTTTGAGCTGGCTGACAAGGGTACGATTTTTCTGGACGAAATTGGTGATCTTTCTTTGCACCTTCAGCCCAAGTTATTGCGGGTGATCGAATATGGAATTGTTGAGCGGGTAGGCGGAGTTAAGCCGATTCAACTGCAAGTACGTATTATTGCGGCTACGAACCATGATCTGGAAAGGATGATTGCCCAAGGAAATTTTCGGGAAGACCTCTATTATCGGTTGAATGTGATACATTTGCCGTTGCCTCCATTGCGAAAACGACAGGAGGATATTATGTTGCTCACCCGGTTTTTTTTACAAAAATACAATCACATCTTTGCCAAGAAAATCGATTGGGTTTCCGAGGAGGCGGAGAAAAGTCTTCTTCTGTATCCTTGGCCGGGAAATGTACGTGAGTTGGAGAATGCGATTGAATTTGCGGTTCATGTGGAACAGACCGATGTTTTACAGGTATCCAGTCTGCCGGTAAAGATACAGGCTGAAACGAAAAAACACGTTGAACCATTGATCAATTACAATCTGAGACGAATGGAACAAGTTACGATCCATCAGTTGTTGCAACGGTTTGGAAATCATACAGAGGGAAAAGAGCAGGCAGCGAAAGAAATGGGAATCAGTTTGTCTACGTTGTATCGAAGATTGCGAGAGATGAATTCGTAA
- a CDS encoding gamma-glutamyl-gamma-aminobutyrate hydrolase family protein yields the protein MKPVIGITANYSTDETIGLKSELGVRGQEWQILAHDYIHAVEQAGGTPVILPLTQSTDSLHRILSLLDGILFSGGSDIDPQHYGELPRYGLGSLDSHRDQHELMLVKKALDEMDIPVLGICRGFQLMNVARGGTLYQDLRLEKPDGMNHALKGAPKYHPVHTVSIREGSKLRGIFGQESIGVNSFNHQGIKKLGEGFEVTMSAPDGLTEGIEMVGERFVVAVQWHPEMMVEHDPMYQALFKRFVLECQKEGI from the coding sequence TTGAAGCCAGTTATCGGAATCACTGCTAATTACTCAACAGACGAAACCATTGGATTAAAGAGTGAATTAGGAGTACGGGGACAAGAATGGCAGATACTTGCTCATGATTACATTCATGCTGTGGAGCAAGCAGGGGGTACACCGGTCATTTTACCCTTGACACAAAGTACAGACAGTTTACATCGCATTTTATCCTTACTCGATGGGATCCTGTTTTCAGGAGGATCAGATATCGATCCCCAACATTATGGAGAGTTGCCCCGTTATGGATTGGGTTCACTGGATTCTCACCGGGATCAACATGAACTCATGCTGGTAAAAAAAGCACTGGATGAAATGGATATTCCCGTTTTGGGGATTTGCCGGGGATTTCAACTGATGAATGTGGCAAGGGGAGGAACCTTATATCAGGATTTGCGACTGGAAAAGCCGGATGGGATGAATCATGCCCTGAAAGGCGCACCTAAATACCATCCTGTACACACTGTTTCGATTCGAGAAGGGTCGAAACTTCGAGGGATCTTTGGACAGGAATCCATCGGTGTGAACAGTTTTAACCATCAGGGAATCAAGAAATTGGGAGAAGGCTTTGAAGTAACCATGTCTGCACCGGACGGATTGACGGAAGGAATCGAGATGGTCGGAGAACGATTTGTGGTAGCGGTACAATGGCACCCGGAAATGATGGTGGAGCATGATCCGATGTACCAGGCGTTATTTAAACGGTTTGTTCTTGAATGCCAAAAGGAGGGGATCTGA
- a CDS encoding DUF423 domain-containing protein — protein sequence MKGFILLGAINMFLSIALGAFGAHGLEGKVSERMIANWETGAHYHMAHALGLLFIGLFVDKIGSSPLVNTGGWLILAGIVLFAGSLYVMALTNITALGAITPIGGVSFLAGWTCIAIAAFKQLS from the coding sequence ATGAAAGGATTTATTCTCCTGGGTGCAATCAATATGTTTCTCAGCATCGCTTTAGGGGCTTTCGGTGCTCATGGCTTGGAAGGAAAAGTATCAGAGCGGATGATCGCCAACTGGGAAACCGGTGCCCATTATCACATGGCTCATGCACTGGGATTGTTGTTTATCGGTCTATTTGTGGACAAAATCGGTTCTTCACCCTTGGTGAATACGGGTGGTTGGTTGATTTTGGCGGGGATTGTTCTTTTCGCCGGAAGTTTGTATGTCATGGCTTTGACCAATATCACTGCCTTAGGTGCCATCACTCCCATTGGCGGTGTCTCCTTTTTAGCCGGGTGGACCTGTATCGCCATCGCAGCATTCAAACAACTGTCGTAA
- the yhfZ gene encoding GntR family transcriptional regulator YhfZ — MSSQMERIYTKNGRVAQQIAGQLIRMKKGDRLPRIDDFVNAFGTARGTIQGGLRLLEEMSAVHLESRGHLGTFLLEKNQPLLWEIAGRGALVGAMPLPYSRRYEGLATGLVRIFDDMDIPFTIAYMRGANSRIDALRSRRFDFIIVSRWSAEQACRQYDDLSLQLSLGDQTYVERHGILFADKEKTHIESGMRVGIDPSSPDQRDLTYAECEELDVQLVEVNYMQLFNQLEKGQIDAAVWNLDETAGEFRWGRGSFQKKASQQMSRSLSEAALVTRHPGEEVKEVLNQLSVQTVNHIQESVLKGDMMPHY; from the coding sequence ATGAGCTCACAAATGGAACGCATCTACACAAAAAACGGCAGGGTGGCCCAGCAAATTGCTGGTCAATTGATCCGAATGAAGAAAGGAGATCGACTACCACGTATTGATGACTTTGTAAACGCTTTCGGAACAGCCCGGGGAACCATTCAGGGCGGGCTGAGACTGTTGGAGGAAATGTCTGCTGTACACCTGGAATCCCGGGGTCATCTGGGAACCTTCCTGCTGGAAAAAAATCAGCCCTTGCTTTGGGAAATTGCCGGTCGAGGCGCATTGGTAGGAGCGATGCCCCTTCCCTATTCCCGACGATATGAAGGATTGGCCACCGGATTGGTCCGGATATTCGACGACATGGACATCCCTTTTACAATCGCCTACATGCGCGGTGCCAACAGCCGTATTGATGCCCTCCGTTCCCGTCGGTTCGACTTTATCATCGTCTCCCGATGGTCGGCAGAACAAGCTTGCCGCCAATATGACGATTTGTCGTTGCAATTGTCTCTCGGAGACCAAACCTATGTGGAACGCCATGGCATTTTGTTCGCTGACAAAGAGAAAACACACATCGAATCCGGAATGCGGGTAGGAATCGACCCTTCTTCCCCGGATCAACGGGACCTCACCTATGCTGAATGTGAGGAGCTGGATGTTCAATTGGTGGAAGTCAACTATATGCAATTGTTCAACCAGTTGGAGAAAGGTCAGATCGATGCTGCTGTCTGGAACCTGGACGAGACAGCCGGTGAATTTCGCTGGGGACGGGGTTCTTTTCAGAAAAAGGCTTCCCAGCAGATGAGCCGTTCCTTGTCTGAAGCCGCTCTTGTAACCCGGCATCCCGGAGAAGAAGTAAAAGAGGTATTGAATCAGCTCTCTGTGCAAACAGTAAACCATATTCAGGAATCTGTGTTGAAGGGTGACATGATGCCACATTATTAA
- a CDS encoding YhfT family protein, whose protein sequence is MEFSLLKMILVALLTACTALLSYYGRAVFHDGIRPIMPEYIEGRMKRSELASISFGLSVGFIASVGIAFTLSTKLLNPWLLFLPTDILGVFATRAWMAALFGGAWGIAVVSGLTVVQSALGFFPIDFIGALGELSSPVLAGFALFPILAIAYQFGWKKAAFSATLVLLVRQLVDLGLILPKDFKLLPEAGQLFVGTLLLVIFALLKDRGQTAATVPEGESLFEERTQRIRKGLPFFAITGALIAVIANLGYFAGSEVSIFTLKEAYNATDPAKAQSLIQQAALADFLRGIGFVPLIVTTALTTGVYGVVGLTFIFPIAYLSPNPIVAAIGGALMISLEVLLLSKLGKVLERFPSLREASDSIRTAISNVMEIALLLGSALAVLKMGEITGLSIFVALYALNEALGRPVIRLAASPLAAILTGLILNLLYILQLFTPVAG, encoded by the coding sequence ATGGAATTCTCCCTGTTGAAAATGATATTGGTTGCCTTATTGACTGCATGCACGGCTCTACTTTCCTATTACGGACGGGCTGTCTTTCATGATGGTATTCGCCCGATCATGCCTGAGTACATCGAAGGAAGGATGAAACGCTCTGAACTGGCCTCCATATCCTTCGGTCTGAGTGTTGGCTTTATCGCATCGGTGGGAATCGCCTTTACCTTATCCACCAAGTTGCTGAATCCCTGGTTGCTGTTTTTGCCCACGGATATCCTTGGGGTATTTGCCACCCGTGCCTGGATGGCAGCCTTATTTGGAGGAGCTTGGGGGATCGCTGTCGTCTCAGGATTAACTGTCGTTCAGTCTGCCCTTGGGTTTTTTCCCATCGATTTTATCGGTGCATTGGGAGAATTAAGCTCCCCGGTATTAGCCGGGTTTGCCCTTTTCCCCATTCTGGCCATCGCTTACCAATTCGGGTGGAAGAAAGCGGCATTCTCCGCCACCTTGGTTCTGCTGGTACGTCAACTGGTAGATTTGGGCTTGATCCTGCCCAAGGATTTCAAACTGCTTCCAGAAGCGGGACAGCTTTTCGTCGGAACCTTGTTGCTGGTTATTTTCGCCTTGCTGAAGGACCGAGGGCAAACTGCTGCCACCGTTCCTGAAGGAGAATCTCTCTTTGAAGAACGAACCCAACGGATTCGCAAAGGCCTGCCCTTTTTCGCCATCACCGGTGCATTGATTGCCGTGATCGCCAACCTGGGGTATTTCGCCGGCTCCGAGGTTTCCATCTTTACATTGAAAGAAGCCTACAACGCCACTGACCCGGCTAAAGCCCAGTCTTTGATTCAGCAAGCGGCACTGGCAGACTTCCTCCGTGGAATCGGTTTTGTTCCACTGATTGTCACCACGGCACTTACGACAGGGGTCTATGGAGTGGTGGGGCTCACCTTTATTTTCCCTATCGCCTACCTGTCTCCCAACCCGATTGTTGCCGCTATCGGCGGTGCACTTATGATCTCTCTGGAAGTGCTTCTCCTGTCCAAACTGGGGAAAGTGCTGGAACGATTCCCCTCTTTGCGGGAAGCATCTGACAGTATCCGCACGGCGATCTCCAATGTGATGGAAATAGCCCTGTTGCTGGGATCTGCACTGGCAGTGCTTAAAATGGGGGAAATCACCGGATTAAGTATCTTTGTCGCTCTCTATGCCTTGAATGAGGCATTGGGACGTCCGGTTATCCGACTGGCCGCCTCACCCTTGGCCGCCATTTTAACCGGGCTGATCTTGAACCTGCTTTATATCCTGCAATTGTTTACACCGGTTGCCGGTTAA
- a CDS encoding heavy metal translocating P-type ATPase encodes MSIGANQQVITNRVTMEQGEKPMGGRLSQLWSRHQEGVSTLISGALILTAWLGSAHLAGWDWLIYLTAFVIGGYSKAYEGLRDLFLERKLDVNLLMLAAGTGAAVIGYWMEGALLIFIFALSGALESYSEQRSQRDLSALMSIQPQWALLVEGDGECQVAIDALRIGDRVLVKPGEQIPADGVVIQGASEVNQAAITGESVPVEKEKQDEVFAGTLNGQGSLIVEVTRSAEKSTFSKILRLVQEAQNQKPASQQKIQRFEEVYAKVIIAVTGVLIVLPPLLFDWSWGDAFYRAMVFLVVASPCAVVASIMPAVLSAMSNGARKGLLFKGGAYVQSLSDVKVVAFDKTGTLTLGELEVTDIFPLGHPSEEEILQAAASLESMSEHPIAQAVVKEAKSRALQWTRPESFQSKTGFGVEADWKGERWRVGKPSWQEDLNTDALQKQKQLESEGKTVILVSDSQGAAGFIALQDRIRPEAKAAISRLKKRGIQVVMLTGDRRTTAETMAQAAGIDRVEAELLPEEKVKAVQHLEQEYGPTAMVGDGVNDAPALATATVGIAMGAAGSDVALDTARVVLMNDDLHKVADAITLGQRTWRVVKQNLVFALCVIALLIFFNFMGEVPLPLGVIGHEGSTLLVILNGLRLLR; translated from the coding sequence ATGAGTATCGGTGCTAATCAACAAGTTATAACAAACAGGGTTACGATGGAGCAGGGGGAAAAACCGATGGGAGGTCGCTTGTCCCAACTTTGGAGTCGACATCAAGAGGGTGTAAGCACCTTAATCAGTGGGGCACTCATTTTGACAGCTTGGCTGGGCAGTGCCCATTTAGCAGGGTGGGATTGGCTCATTTACCTTACCGCTTTTGTGATCGGGGGATATAGCAAGGCTTATGAAGGGCTCCGGGATTTGTTCCTGGAGAGAAAACTGGATGTCAATCTGTTGATGTTGGCGGCGGGGACCGGAGCGGCTGTGATCGGTTACTGGATGGAAGGAGCCCTCCTGATTTTTATTTTCGCTCTGAGTGGAGCCTTGGAAAGCTATTCGGAACAGCGGAGCCAACGGGATCTGTCCGCCCTGATGTCCATTCAACCCCAATGGGCCTTGCTGGTGGAAGGAGACGGAGAGTGTCAGGTTGCCATTGACGCACTGCGAATCGGGGACCGGGTTTTGGTTAAGCCAGGTGAACAGATTCCCGCTGACGGCGTGGTGATACAAGGGGCTTCTGAGGTGAACCAGGCCGCGATCACCGGGGAGTCGGTTCCGGTGGAAAAGGAGAAACAGGATGAAGTCTTTGCCGGTACCTTAAATGGGCAAGGGTCCTTGATTGTGGAAGTGACCCGTTCCGCTGAAAAGAGTACGTTTTCCAAAATTCTTCGCCTGGTACAGGAAGCACAAAATCAGAAGCCTGCTTCGCAACAAAAAATCCAACGGTTTGAAGAGGTATATGCCAAGGTGATCATTGCTGTCACCGGGGTGTTGATTGTGTTGCCTCCCCTGTTGTTTGACTGGTCTTGGGGAGATGCCTTTTACCGGGCGATGGTGTTTTTGGTAGTAGCTTCTCCTTGTGCCGTAGTCGCTTCGATTATGCCTGCGGTATTGTCTGCGATGTCCAATGGAGCCAGGAAAGGGTTGCTGTTTAAAGGAGGAGCCTATGTACAATCCTTGTCAGACGTAAAAGTTGTCGCCTTTGACAAAACCGGGACACTCACCTTGGGTGAACTGGAAGTAACGGATATCTTTCCCCTGGGTCATCCTTCGGAGGAGGAAATTTTGCAGGCGGCAGCTTCCTTGGAATCCATGTCGGAACATCCCATCGCACAAGCAGTGGTCAAAGAGGCAAAAAGCAGGGCTTTGCAGTGGACTCGTCCGGAATCTTTTCAGTCCAAAACCGGATTTGGAGTGGAAGCGGATTGGAAGGGTGAAAGATGGCGAGTTGGGAAGCCTTCCTGGCAAGAAGACTTGAATACGGATGCGTTACAAAAACAGAAACAGTTGGAATCTGAAGGGAAAACCGTCATTCTGGTTTCTGATTCCCAGGGAGCTGCCGGTTTCATCGCTTTGCAGGATCGGATTCGTCCTGAAGCCAAAGCAGCGATCTCACGGTTAAAAAAGCGGGGCATACAGGTTGTGATGCTGACCGGTGATCGCCGAACCACAGCAGAAACCATGGCTCAGGCGGCGGGAATTGATCGGGTGGAGGCAGAACTTCTCCCTGAAGAAAAAGTGAAGGCGGTTCAGCATCTGGAACAGGAATATGGTCCCACTGCCATGGTGGGAGATGGTGTCAATGACGCTCCCGCTTTGGCAACCGCCACAGTCGGGATTGCCATGGGGGCAGCCGGAAGTGATGTGGCCTTGGATACCGCCCGGGTGGTATTGATGAACGATGATCTGCACAAGGTAGCGGATGCCATCACATTGGGGCAACGCACCTGGCGGGTGGTAAAGCAGAATCTGGTGTTTGCCCTGTGTGTGATTGCACTTTTGATCTTTTTCAACTTTATGGGGGAAGTTCCTCTTCCCTTGGGAGTCATTGGTCATGAAGGAAGTACACTTCTGGTGATTTTAAATGGGCTGCGGTTGTTGCGCTGA
- a CDS encoding alanine/glycine:cation symporter family protein — MKQFSEALNWMAGIIWGPWLLVIIVGTGIYFTIGTRFLQLRKFPFMVRETLGKAMQKESEIKGEGTLTPRQAVSTALASTIGVGNIVGTTTALVMGGPGAIFWMWASAFFGMCTKYAEIVLSIHFREKKKDGNFVGGPAWYMKKGLKSPFLAAVFIICLSLACIGGNMVQSNAISESVGEFFGLKPITVGLILFILVGIVSIGGVKMLGKLTEVLVPFMAGIYIVGGIIVVLVNFKELPQAVSSIFVGAFSSTSLGGGLAGFAVMEAIRYGVARGLYSNEAGQGTAPIAHATAKTDHPARQGMWGVMEVFVSTFVVCTITALAVMTSGVLSPDSSPAVLASLAFGTVFPVFKYVVGISLILFAFSTIIALNYYGETLSGYIVGEKWGKMYRYLFLPFTFIGAVGGLQLVWGIVDVLIGIAVIPNLLAILLLSPIVFRLTNQFFNGQATINHKN; from the coding sequence ATGAAACAGTTTAGTGAGGCATTGAATTGGATGGCCGGTATCATTTGGGGACCATGGTTATTGGTCATCATCGTGGGTACCGGGATCTATTTCACAATTGGTACACGGTTTCTTCAACTGCGGAAGTTCCCCTTTATGGTTCGGGAAACCCTCGGGAAGGCAATGCAAAAGGAGTCAGAGATCAAAGGTGAAGGTACTTTGACTCCCAGACAAGCCGTTTCCACTGCTTTGGCCTCAACCATTGGAGTAGGGAATATTGTAGGAACCACTACCGCTTTGGTGATGGGGGGACCGGGGGCTATTTTTTGGATGTGGGCTTCCGCCTTTTTTGGAATGTGTACCAAATATGCGGAAATCGTTCTCAGTATTCACTTTCGGGAAAAAAAGAAAGACGGAAACTTTGTGGGCGGGCCGGCTTGGTACATGAAAAAGGGTCTGAAGTCCCCTTTTCTTGCCGCTGTCTTTATCATTTGTCTCTCCCTTGCCTGCATTGGGGGAAATATGGTTCAATCCAATGCCATCTCCGAATCCGTCGGGGAATTTTTCGGATTAAAACCGATTACAGTAGGCTTAATACTATTCATTCTTGTGGGAATTGTATCGATCGGTGGCGTGAAAATGTTGGGAAAGTTGACGGAAGTATTGGTTCCTTTTATGGCCGGAATTTATATTGTCGGCGGAATCATTGTGGTATTGGTCAACTTCAAAGAATTGCCCCAAGCCGTTAGTTCCATTTTCGTCGGTGCTTTTTCATCCACTTCCCTGGGAGGAGGATTAGCTGGCTTTGCAGTGATGGAAGCGATTCGTTACGGTGTGGCGAGGGGTCTTTATTCCAATGAAGCCGGACAGGGGACGGCACCGATTGCACATGCAACAGCCAAAACGGATCATCCTGCCCGTCAGGGAATGTGGGGGGTGATGGAGGTGTTTGTGAGCACCTTTGTCGTTTGTACGATAACCGCTTTGGCCGTGATGACAAGTGGTGTTTTGTCTCCTGACAGTTCACCGGCGGTCTTGGCCAGCCTCGCTTTTGGGACAGTATTTCCCGTTTTTAAATATGTTGTGGGGATCAGCTTGATCTTGTTTGCCTTTTCCACGATAATTGCCCTGAATTATTACGGGGAAACCTTATCCGGTTACATCGTGGGAGAGAAATGGGGAAAGATGTATCGTTATCTGTTCCTTCCCTTTACCTTTATTGGAGCAGTAGGGGGCTTGCAACTCGTTTGGGGGATTGTGGACGTTTTGATTGGAATCGCTGTTATTCCCAACCTCTTGGCCATTCTGTTGTTAAGTCCCATTGTATTTCGATTGACGAATCAATTTTTCAACGGACAAGCAACAATCAATCACAAAAACTGA
- a CDS encoding YihY/virulence factor BrkB family protein, translated as MRKIKSKKLTYVLKRVFSAIINDNMADLAATLAYYFLLSLFPLLIFCVALLPYLSIEAEAAIPLVKDLVPKMAADSIDQTVRGIVENRRVDVLSFSFLATLWIASNAMGAIIRTLNVAYQVEETRSYLRVRMLATGLTVAFVLVLAVMLVLPVFGQVIFGFVQKVFPLPAKAWVVFSLLRWLTAFLLANMVLIGIYQIAPNVTLPLRKVAVGALTATIGWQLISLAFSSYLSNFSHYSATYGSLGGVIVLMIWFYLTGLILVIGGVINAAIHRYQQEEKR; from the coding sequence ATGAGAAAGATAAAGTCCAAGAAACTTACCTATGTCCTGAAAAGGGTTTTTTCAGCCATCATTAATGACAATATGGCGGATTTAGCAGCGACACTGGCTTACTATTTTCTTCTCTCTTTATTTCCCTTGCTGATTTTTTGCGTCGCCTTGTTGCCTTATCTGTCCATCGAAGCGGAAGCGGCAATTCCTTTGGTAAAGGATTTGGTACCGAAGATGGCGGCGGATTCCATTGATCAGACGGTGCGGGGAATCGTGGAGAATCGCCGGGTAGATGTACTTTCCTTCAGCTTTCTGGCCACCCTGTGGATTGCTTCCAATGCCATGGGAGCGATTATACGCACGTTGAACGTCGCCTACCAGGTAGAGGAAACCCGTTCTTATCTTCGGGTGCGGATGTTGGCCACCGGCCTGACCGTTGCTTTTGTGTTGGTATTGGCAGTGATGCTGGTGTTGCCGGTATTTGGTCAGGTGATCTTTGGTTTTGTTCAAAAGGTGTTTCCCTTGCCGGCGAAAGCTTGGGTGGTGTTTAGTCTGTTGCGTTGGTTGACGGCTTTTCTTCTTGCCAATATGGTGTTGATCGGAATTTATCAGATTGCTCCCAATGTGACACTTCCCCTCAGAAAAGTTGCCGTGGGTGCGTTAACTGCCACGATCGGCTGGCAATTGATTTCCTTGGCTTTTTCCTCTTATCTCAGCAACTTCAGTCATTACTCCGCCACCTATGGAAGTTTGGGAGGAGTGATCGTATTGATGATCTGGTTTTACCTGACGGGTTTAATCCTGGTCATCGGAGGGGTGATTAATGCCGCTATCCATCGGTATCAGCAGGAGGAGAAAAGGTAA